The DNA region CCTTTCCCAATATCGGTTGATGGATTTGAAAATTGAAGACCAAGAGGCAGTCATTCGTGTGTTGGAAACAAAAAGAAGTAAAATCCCTTTGATTAAAATTTTATTTAGATTGGGTGTTCTCGCAGAGGAAACGAGAGATTTTGTTAAAGCAAAAGAATTTTATGAACGAATCATCAGTGAAGGTGGTGAAACAGACATACGAGTTGCTCTGAAAGAGTTAGAGCGAGTTAGGAAAATTTTAGAAACTGGAAATATACAACCACCGATTAACGAGAGTATTTAATAATTTCGTCTGTTTGGTCACCAGCCAATTCTTGTTCTAGATTCTCTTGCGTATAACCTTCATCTGGTAATACACGAAATTTTACTTCATCAACTGTATCACCTTCATGAACAATTTTGATTAAATACTCACCAGTTCTTAAAAGAGAAAATTCATCTCGGATGGCATGGGAATCTGGTTCCGCTCTTTTCTTTTTGATATCAATTTCAACGAAGTCCAATTCATAACGATTGAGTGAAATATAAAAGTCAGTTTCTGAACCAGGATTTCTAGAGAAC from Leptospira noumeaensis includes:
- a CDS encoding LIC_12238 family plasminogen-binding lipoprotein, translating into MRQNSVPSPLIQIFYKRIFSILPILFTITFIQCGVPKGEFGWTTTQMEEMDILEKQIQTITDYKMMRDDLIFSPTDTIHYVYQFSRNPGSETDFYISLNRYELDFVEIDIKKKRAEPDSHAIRDEFSLLRTGEYLIKIVHEGDTVDEVKFRVLPDEGYTQENLEQELAGDQTDEIIKYSR